In the genome of Coregonus clupeaformis isolate EN_2021a unplaced genomic scaffold, ASM2061545v1 scaf0408, whole genome shotgun sequence, the window cagttctcctctgaatcattcagatgttcattggcaaacttcagacgggcatgtatatgtgatttcttgagcaggaggaccttgcgggcgctgcaggatttcagtccttcacggcgtagtatgttaccaattgttttcttggtgactattgccccagctgccttgagatcattgacaagatcctcccgtgtagttctgggctgattcctcaccgttctcatgatcattgcaactccacgaggtgagatcttgcatggagccccaggccgagggagattgacagttattttgtgtttcttccatttgccaataatcgcaccaactgttgtcaccttctcaccaagctgcttggcgatggtcttgtagcccattccagccttgtgtaggtctacaatcttgtccctaacatccttggagagctctttggtcttggccatggtggagagtttggaatctgattgattgattgcttctgtggacagtgtcttttatacaggtaacaaactgagattaggagcactccctttaagagtgtgctcctaatctcagttcattacctgtataaaagacacctgggagccagaaatctttctgattgagagggggtcaaatacttattttcctcattaaaatgcaaatcaatttataacatttttgacatgcgtttttctggattttgttgttgttattctgtctctcactgttcaaataaacctaccattaaaattatagactgatcctttctttgtcagtgggcaaacgtacaaaatcagcaggggatcaaatacttttttccctcaccgtatatccctcatctgcacaaaattaaaaggtctctctcacaacccctgctcacagacacatgttggttctgggatatgcaaccattttcGAGCATCAGTTGCTAATTAAAATGGACAGAGCCTGTCAAGGCATCATTGCTCACATCAGCATAGGGGTTTAGGGATCTGCTTTCAGAACCAATACACTCACGTACCCTTTACTTAACATTTTCATAATTAACTTACTTTTTACATTTACTTTcaaaccatttcaatagaatcaCAATAGCAGTGCAGACACAACTAAATTGGTTGCTATCAGTGAACACAGATGATTTCTTTGCTTTATGTGTTGACTGGAGTAGGTCCGTCCTCATCTCGGCTTCATCTTTGCTGAGATGGAATCATGGTGTTTATCGAATGTGTCAAGGTGGTAACATACCCAAATCACAGTCTTATCTTGTACGAAGCCTAGCTTCACAGGGAATGGCAAACGGCTATCCAGTTAAACTGAAGCAGAGGGCTGGGATATAGGTAGTGATTTTGTCAGCCTGAAAAGATGATTCAAatgcatgacacacacacacacacacacacacagagggagagagagggagggggagagggagaaatacAAAATAATTATCTCAATGTAATTCATAACTTTTACGTTATCACAAATTGCATTCTGAACAAGTATTCTAATGTTAAGAGCCAACTAGGCCAAGGCTGGTTGCTCATGATATTTTCTGTTACTTTTAACAGACCCATATGTGTCTTATATTGCATAATGATGACGTTGCCCGTTCTTTCACCTAATGTAGCTGCATTTCTTGTGTGTTATGTATCATTAACTCAGTATCTGTTTTTTTGCCATACTGTCTGGAAATACAAATGACAGATTCAACAATGTATGCTGTTGCAAGCACCTCTCCCTGAATGCATGTCCACATTGTAATATAGCAGTCCCATTTGAGAGGACAAGACAAATACCGCAGAGAAGGAAACAAGAAACTGCCCAGTGGCCCTTAAATTCAATTTTCCAGCTCTCAGTTTTGATCATCCTTTAGCATCCTTTCAAAGGAGAAATACAACTTTTTGAGAGATGACTAGCTATGCTTTAGAAAGGAACATGATGTTTTTATAATGAAATGTTCTGCATGACGTGATAATTGTGTGAAGTCGTAACTATGACAGTCTTTAACATTGTATTAAACTGTAAAACATTCATGGCTTGAACACCCTTTTTGCTATTGTTTTGCATGTATTGGAGTCCAATCAAAACTATAGCATAAACTATTAAGCTTGGGATTATATCATACTAATGGTATATATTATATCCCCAGCCATAGTTATCTCTTTGATCCTATAGTTTACAGCAGTGTTTCACTAAGAAGAGGCTTTTTCTGCCTAGGGTTGAAACAACTTAAAGTTATCATACTGTCTGTGTAGTGTGCTGGATGTCTTTATGGCTCCTGTCTCCAGTGGAAAACAGAGTTAAGTAGACTCTGTAGCGCACCTCCATGCTCTGTCAGTCATGCAGACTGCTAATTAATTAGTAGCCCTCAGGGAGAAGACATGCAATGCAAATTACACAGGAAAAAAAGTTACAGTATAAGGTCTAGGATTGGATTACCTACCCTTGAAAACTCTCCATGATAGATTTCATCCACACCATGTCAAAGGGGATACGGCGGAGCAGGCACCTCTGTCTGTTAAAGCAAAAAAATAGGCTTATGAGTCTGTCGCTGTCGCTCTGTCATCACCGCTGGTGGACAGGTCTGCTCTCCCTGATAGAAATAATAGGTGTCTGAAATGGTAGAGGCCAATCAACAAACAAGTATTGGGAGCTGCTCAGTAAGCTAGGCCACCAGAGGGATGTGCTGTTTTGATTGCTAAGTAAATACCTTGTCCATGAAGTAAGATGATTCAAAGACCAGGCTTAGCCCTACAGTACAGTAAGTTAGAGGTGAAGTTCGTTGAGCAGGTCCAACAGCCGAGCGTTTCCGAGCCACATCATCTTCAAATTTCATGGTGAATGTATACATTTATACAAAACTTTGTTCCCTCATGTGGAAAGGGGGTTGATCTGGTAAAGATGTGGGCTGgttctcttcctccttcctgcATTTTAATGATTGGTTATGAAACTTTAATGAAGGGAACCTGCAGGCTCTCCAATAGGCTGATTACCATTGCCACACTttcatttattcattcattctTTATGCTTTATTATTTATTCCTAGCAAAGAGTGATCATGCTCTCGAAGGTGACGTGCCAATAGACTGGAGATGCTGACTGTATTCACCACCGCATCTTCCTGCTTTGTAGACAAACTGTGGAAGGCAGTGCTCTGGAGACCTGCCCGGGCCCTCTGCCCTCTGTTCCCTTCCCACACCGAGAGCTGTCTGTGGGGAGAGCAGCAAACAAAGCAGCCTTACCATTATGCAGTGCACAGCTTCCCTGCATCTAGCAACCGGCCTCTGCACTCCCAAGAGcagagaggaggggttaggggttgaaATCAATGTTGTGGCACAGAAAAACAGCAGAAGAGGGAAGACATTTAATGAATGTTAATAGCTCATGCCATAGCAGAGCTCTTTTCAAGTGAGAGGAGAGCAGTGATTATGTAATGCTGAAATGCTCTAGCCTCAGGATTGGCATTCCTGTGCGAGGGTGAGAGGCAGAAGCACAGTGACATAAGTATTGCATAACTCTGTCAATATATGAACCAGTGCAGCAGTCTTACCCAGGAGGAAAAACAGTGAAGAGTTAATGGTCATCATTCATACCAACCACACAGATAATTGAAAATGACTTTTTACCTGTAGCATTATGTTTTGGCCAAAACGTTGCAACAAAGAAAGTCCTTGTCTGTTTATATTCCAATATCTATAGGGCTCTAACACTCAAGCCCTATCAGACTACTATGCATAGTTTTGAGCTGTGGCATTCACAATGATAGTCTCTGGATGGTCTCAGATTACCAGACATCTATTAAATTAGTTACTTTATGCCCTCATTGTTGCCTTGATAAGGTAAAACGCTGTCTGCGCTTACTAATGGACTCACTTATGCCTTGATCATTTTAAATCTCTATGAGATGTCAGATTGCTGTGGGGATTGTGCACATGGCTCACTATGGTGGCCTTTAATGTTCTAATGAATCATTATGACAAGGTAAAAGGGCAAATCTTCAAATAATGGAGTTGTGTTGCATAGACCACTTCCCGTCAGTGTCAGAGAGAATCCTTTTCCCGATTTGGAGTGTGTCTTGCAAGATAACCAGAATAATCTGCAAAAGCTATCACTGCTCTAATGACAATGCCCAAGTAAAGAAAATGAGAAAGGAAGTCAATTTCTCTGGGTGAATATAAGTTTCCTTGGGCCTTGATTTGGGGTTTGGACTGATAAGAGCCAATGTAATTCTGTGAATAGCTTTCCTCAATTATAATATTCACATAAGAGAGGGGTCATGTTATCAAGTGGGAGGTTGACATTATTCCTCTGGATACATtctcactgggcacagacatcagttccaTTGTCCAGTTGTGATTGATAATTGATAGCTACAGTTGACAACTACCGTGAATTAAATGAAATAAGCATTTAGGCTTGTCATTGAAATTTGAACGAAAACAACACTGTAAAATTGTCAATATCAGTTTTAACATTGGGAACTCTGTCTTCAGCACTGTTCTTCTGTATATGGGGTACAGATTTGAATATTGTacatgtaaataacaatatatgGCATCTAATTTACATTAGAAAATGAATGGTTTTCTTATATCTTAATGAATCCCCTCCTACTAACggccttgttgttgttgtttttttacatctTCCGACTCAATTTGAAAGAAACTATGCCATGTTTAAATCCCATGACAGTGCCTGTAAACTCATATTTATGCACTTAGTCCTTGATAAATCCTTAATCATGCACTTAGTCCTTAACAAGCAAATATGCATCATAAAGCAAAGGAAACTTCACGCATGATTCCTTCGTCCTCACCTACCGAGCACAAATCATACATTATGCTGTGTGGTTGTGGGATATTCCCAAACTAGAATTTCCATTTGTTAGGTTCTGACAAACAGAGTAAAACTCAAACGGATGACTAggaaaaagctcaaaccaagtttattcacccactgggtcaaacagctgcaaagacaTGTTTACATAAGCTCATATATTTATACCCTCCTACTAGGAGGAGTCACCTCCTTGCATATCTAGATAGCCaacacatctctgttgctagtcagGAACTTAATCCAACACATTGAAAGCATATTGCTCAAGTACAGGTGAGCAGAGAGCAGTTACGAATGACTAATTTCTGTTGTGGTTATGTTACTGCTATCATGCTTCACATTGTATCATTTGCCACTCAACAGTGCCAGTTGCTTTACATTGTTTTGAATGCATTTGACCAGCTTGGGGCTGATTAATGAAACAGTCAAGCGTAAACGTGTTTTAAATATATTTCTGACATTCTCTTTCATGGCTTGTGTGATCATGGACACCATGCAGAATCCTTTTTAATGATACTTTTCATCCAAAGGTTATCTGTTAGGGCGTTTCATCATCACCCTGGACAgctttatctccatctcttcattcaaagactcaaacatggacactcttactgacagttgtggctgcttcgcatgATTTATTGTTGTCTCtgccttcttgcctttgtgctgttgtctgtggccaataatgtttgtaccatgttttgtgctgctgccatgttgtgttgctaccatgttgttgtcatgtggtgttgctaccatgttgcgttgtcatgtgttgctgccatgctatgttgttgtattaggtctctctttatgtggtgttgtggtgtctctcttgttatgatgtgtgttttgtcctatatttttatttttaatcccagcccccgtccccgcaggaggcctttcgccttttggtaggccatcattgtaaataagaatgtgttcttaactgacttgcctagttaaataaaagttaaatcaaataaaaaataaaatgtcataTCAGTGTGCACCTGCCAGAGTGCTTTTATACACAATGGCAGAGCCCTGTTATCATGCGGAGGTGGGGagactgtcagacagacagagagcataGTGCTGCTTGTTTCCCTTCACTTATAGCCCAGTGATAGTGAAAGTTAGTAGTGGACCcctacccccacctccacccttcAGCCTCCATTCCAACCTGTGGTAGTCAGCCTACTATCTCTCCTCAGCATCTGTTATGTGTCACTATCCACTTGTGGAAGCACTCAgtgatgcagcccatgcaaaacaaTCAAAGTCCACCCACTCCCACAAAAAACAACACTGCACATCTTTCCATATCTTGCAGGAGCAGAGACATCCACAAAACATGCTgtgtactcacacacacagggaaacctACATGtgtacacggacacacacacacctctatcttTCCCTAACAGCTACTCATTTAAAGTATTCACACCATCCATATTTGATCTGTACAGATAAAGACTCCCATAAAAACAATGGGAAAATATGAATTGATTCTATTTGTTAAATCCCTATTTCTTAACGCAAATTCAAAATATTATTGAAAAGAGACGGAATATTAACCAAACTATGGCACATAAGCGATTGGGGAAAACTTACAGTTGGGTATAAGAAGATAACCCTGGTTGATTTGCTTTGATTCCAGAACCATCTGACCTTCTGCAGGGATGAGTCACCCTCTTTTCTGTGAACTTCCTGTAGATTCTAACTGCTATCTAATCCTGTTAGCCCTGCTATTCTGAGGAGGCACATAAGGTAATTCAGAGGTTCAGTTGTACAATATGGGCTGATTGCTACAGTGCAACACATTACCTCTGCCTGGATTACACTACTTACATTGTACATCAAAGTCAGATTTATCAAAGCATCCAATCATATTGTCCATGCACTATTtaataaaaatcacatttgagaTAATATTCTGACTAATTAGACTAATTATATTTCCTGTGTCATTTTGATTATATTATGAAAGGGTGCTTGAATTCTGATTGAATGAGTCACAAAAACCTAAAGCCTCATTATCTTGCCCCATTTATTACTGACTCAACATAGGCTAATGATCTCCTACCTGACTTGAACCCTGGTTTATGAGTAATTCATCTTCACTTGGGTAGAAGTTTAGTTGTTGCAATGTAAAACCCACAAGCACAGAGCAGCCTCTCTAACAGAGAGAAACGGTCGTATATCAGCACGGAAAATCTGAAAAAAATGAGGACACTTATCGCCATGCTTCAGGTAACCAATGGCAAACTGAGATGTGCATCAGCCCCACTCTCCTGTGGCTCAAATTAGAAAATGGATGTGTTGAGTGATTACAGAAAGGCACAAATTGGCCCCATACTTTTCGCTTCAGACTGGTACAATGCCTTGTCTCTAAAGCATAGCGGTGGCTATCTACATCACAAAACATGCATCTCCTTTTCATCCTTTAATGTGCATAAAAAATTTATGTAGCATGAGATCATGATTGTGTTTTTTAATGGCCAATATGTATTTGCATTGCTTTTAAAATCTCACGGCAGCTTGTGTCTTAATTTGTTCTTGATGATTCCTGATTATTCGTGTCAACAGCTTAATTCATTTTGCAGACTGACACTAATGGAATATCATTTGTCTGGGCACAATCTTTCAATGGAAAGATAAATTCACTCTATCAACTTGTCACATTTAGAAGAGCTAAGGAATGCCTACAAATAAGCCTTCTGGTAATAACAAAAAATGGATTCCAACAAAACTTGTTACATCCTTTTCATACAATGTGAAGTATATTCTGTAGAATCAAATGAAATAACATTGTATTGGGGTGAGGCTTAATGAAAATATTATTGATCTCTGACTGATATTTCTCATGAAGGCCCTTGGATAGATAAAATAACATTTCTGCCTCAGCCACTAATATGACAGAATGTGAGCTATCTGGACAGTATCAATGTTTGAACAGTGAGGTCCAGCTGCTATGGAGGCCCATCAGAGGGGCTGCTTCCCCAGCAGGTAGGCTAGTAGTGTCAGCTAGCCCTGGACATATCCCTCTGTGGAAGGAGGACTGCCTGTAATATGCCTTTGATATATGCGCTTGTCACTGTCCTAATGATGAATCCCTCTGTGTGGAGTCCCGCGCAGGGCTTGGAGGAGGAGATGGGCTCATCTTTCAGCTACTTAGGTTAATGTCCTCACTCTTCCTCCCCAATCCACTCCCCCATGTAGCTCATCTCTGCCTGCGCTCAGGTGGCCCTCACCTGATTCAGCCTGTAGAAGAATTGAACTGTGAGGGAGCCATTTCTCATACAACTAGGCCACAACTGAATAATCCTAGTGTAAATGAGTGTCTCAATACAATGTCGACTACATTACACAACAGAACAATGGCATAAATGGACACCAACTCCTAAATGTGATGAAAAGTCCTTTGAATGTGTATATTTATCCTTATGGCCAAGGAAGTAAATTTGCATCTAGATTGATATTTTTACTTGCATCAGATCTACGTATTTGATTGGGGCACGTGACTACCACCTAATGTGCCACAGGTGTGGTAGTGGTATTTATTGTTGTGAATACCACGCCTTGGTAATTCGACTTTATCATGTAAATTCACCTGAAATAATTTTGAAGCGCATGCCCTTGGGTGTTGGGAGTTTTTACAGAGGAAGTGACAAACAATATGACCGACAAATGCCAGAGTTTGTGAAGGACAATGTTTCCAACACTCAATTTGTCCGAGTCCGACACCAATCTAACCAGCACCGATACGCAAATACTTCTAGAACGGCACCGGCCCATTAAAATTGGCATAATATCAGTTTTAGGAGCGATGATCACGTTGGGGAATATTGCAGTTATTCTGGTGATTTCTTCATCGGTGTCCGGCTGGTCAAGGAACTCTCGATACTTTTTACTCTCACTCACCGGTGCTGATTCGGCGTTTGGACTGATCATCACGCCCTTGAATCTGTGCGTCAGTCTTGCGAAAGACTACAGCGAAGGCCCAGACACCCTCTGTCACATTGTGGCTTTCTTCAACGCGACGATCTATTCGACTTGCATGTACACACTGGCTACAATAAGTCTAGAAAGATACATTGCAGTGTTTTACCCGCTGAAGTACTCCTCACTGATGACCAGGAGAAGAACGCTGCTTCTGATCGCGTTTGCATGGTGTTTTCCTCCATTTTTACTTGTGCCCATATCTTTTCCTAACGGGATAATTGAGGTCCATTTTTCTACAGCGTCACTAGTTTGCAATCCATCGTACTCTACTAACGTTGTGTACACGCTAACGTTGACGTGCCTCATCTTCTTTCCTTGTTCAATCATCATGACTTGCGCAAACCTGCGCCTTTggtttgctgcaaagagacagcgGTTAAAGATGCGCACACAACACCTGGGTCGTCACAACAGACCCGACGTAGCCTCCAGGGTGCTTGTCCCTGTGATGACTGTGTACTACACATGTTGGACGCCGTGCATGGCGGCAATTATCTATAATGGTGAGTAGGCCTATAGAAGGAACCAGTTGGTTTACATTTAGGGGATGCAGGAAACTTTTTTAACTTGTAGATGGAACATCTAAAGTTCAGACAGGGTGCATGTTTTTCCCAAAGTCACCACCCTCCTATATGAGCTCAGGAAAATAACCCTAACAAATGTAGGCTACAAGGCTGTAAAGTGGAAATGCCAATGTGCTGGGTGTAAGATAACTGAGGTAGGCTGATGAATCAGACTGTGATACCGGCAACTTCTGGTATACAGCCTGAAACTAATCAGTGTAAACGGGGAACGTTTCCTTATAAGCAAGAATCTTGAAtaaatttacattacattttacccTACTGGTTGACAGTATAGTTGGTCGTTCATTGGATCTACTTCTGAGACAAATTAGCCACAGGAAAGTGTTATTTACCTGACTTTTTAGAGCGCTGGGATTGCTGCTGAATTATCTATCACCTGGCACATGCGGAAAACCATGTAAACACCTGCAAGACTTTGGTCAGTATGCATGCATGTCCTTTAGGCTTGTGCACGTGCCTTGGGTCAGGAGCAAACACATCTTGATTGTCACACAGTCCCACATTTTTAAGTCTGTAATAATACTTttctgtggatattttgtctcaaatttcaACCCACTGAAGAACCAACCCCACGGACAATCGGCAGAGTAAGTTAACATCATTTTATTCAACGTTCGTGATAGACAAGGGAAGTTTCGTTTTTCGTTATTTATAAATGTGTTTGCCTAAAGGCGCCGCATACTAGGTTCGGTTTGGTAACTTGGCTATGTGaagtttttgcagaggagatcttagtcgtgcaattttacatctaactaagatgtttggtgcagtatttctcaagtgaaaaaatgtgcatgaaaactagtcgtctcttcttgaatgacaacaaacacttaattgaagaatcccgtCCATAGTTCCCACACCTACTAGAAGTAGTACTGTTGATGATCACTGAAGAAGGGATGTAGACTTTGGCGAACTTTGACTTGCCTCAAGAAAATTTTTATCCACGAACAGACACAGAAAAAGAACCTGGCAAACACCAAAACAAATATAAAGTCAAATTTTCATCATAATATAGCCTATGTGCAAACTGTTTAGACTGGGAAGCATGTGACAGGCTTTACTCAGGAGGCCTATATGATGTGTTTAATGTCAGCTTGTGCTTAGTCCGTCTTTTATTTCATAGCCCTATGTTGGCCCTTttatgtatttctctctctctgttgtctcttcCACCAGccatctcaggaaacagagttcCGGAGTGGATGGAGTTTGTGGTGGTGTGGCTGCCAACCTCCAACGGTTTCCTCAACTGCATCTTCTACTTCTGGATCAACCGCAGCTTCCGTAGAAAGTTCTGCCTGCTCTTCCAGCGGCTGTGTATCACAGTGTGCCCAGATTTGGCCAAGGCCCTGGGCTGCACAGCCAGCTCACAGACTGGGGTATGGGACAATAATAACACCCTCCCGGAGCGCTGCTCCAGTGTGTCGTCAACCTGCACCCTGATCACCCTGGCCAGTGACACCCCCTTCTGAGGGATTCGGCTCCTCATAGACATGGTACTCACTCACATTATTCAATGATACATCTGGTAAGTTTCAACACCAAACACCTGAAGGACATTTAGGAGAGCTGCTTGTATTGAGATCGTGCTAACAGGttatatttaaaaacaaaaagTGTGGCAAGGAGACATGGGAGTGCTGTCAGGCCATGGCGTGGTGTTTGACAGGGCTTTATAAAGCATCTATCTTCCTCACCATCACTATGCAGTTTGAGATatttagaatatttttttttgtgttgaACCCAAACATAATTATTAGAAATTTTATTCATCCCCAGTTGACAGTATTTGGTCCATGCTGGAATGTTTCTTTTTATAGataattgtttttgttttacattttactcTGTCACACCAAGTGTTGTCAGAATGTCATGCACCAACAGTGAAGACCTCTTAAACCACATTTTTAGTTGagttatttttttgtttgtaaATCCATCTGAATGTAGCCCTCGTCCAGCCATGTCTCCCGCCAccttgtttgtatttgtattatcAGTATTTTACATGGCGCTACAATTTTATCTACAGGTTGTCTATAGCCCATCAATATATTGCACATAAATGTCAAAATAATGTTTAATTAATTGAAATGGATATTTAGCCATCAAACAACAAATTGTATTTGGTGAACTTCGCTAGGAAATGTTTACAACGCTTTGATGGTCTTCAGGCCGTCTACTCTGTACTCCTATATCTTGTATATCAAAGGCCTGGCGTTTACGTAGCAGCCTTGCAAGGTTAACCTTTAAGTCATAGAATTTCATTTCTGAGAAAAGTAATTAAATGTCTCCAGTGTATAACGGTCACCACCACACTCATGTCTGTTGGAGTTACCCCTTCCCTCTCTTTGACTAGCTTCTCATATCACCAGGGTCACCTCCCAATTCGTGGTCCCTTTTTTAAAGCGGTTAAGACTATGCAAAACCATCACTGTGCTACTGTCCACCCTACATTGTATCATGTTGGGCAGCTCTCTTATACTATATACAACTTCCTTTAGACTATCTATTATGGTAAATGTTGACTGTGATACCTGTTGGTTGTGAACCCATCTCTTGAGATTCATGACCTGGAATGTATAGTGTTTGGCCTAAATCTGAAAATGTAGGCCATATTTATTATGAAACTTGCCAAACTCAATTGGTGCTTTCAAATGTAAAAAGAACTGGGACTTTTACGAATGATGTACGTTTAAATTGTCTTGTGAATAGTTGAGTGACTTTGCTGTGTACATAAAATATAATTTTATATTGTTTATAAATAAGTGTAAAACCCCCAAAATGTTTGTGATTGGGAAATAAAGCATCATGCCTTTATTGTGTTGTCTTAATTAGTCATTTAGTGTGGCATGGAAAAGGAGAGGCAgatttgagaagctgcctacaTGGGAATTATGCTCTGCAAGATCATTCCCTGAATATCAGTGTATTCTTTCCCACACTGTATTTAGTCCAATTTGAGGCCAAGGCAGCCACCCTATGgtttcagacaggtttctgggcCTTGGCTCAGGAGATCCAGTCATAGATGGTGGGCCGATGCATTGTATCTGCTTTAGTTTGAGATGATTGGTTTCTGCTGAGGGAGGAGCTGGTTTTTACATATAGTGTATATTTATTTTTTCTGAACGCATTTCCGTTTGGCAATGTCAATTCTTGCAAAATACTTTTACGTTCGCTAGCTGGACAGGCAAAAGCTGCCAAGTACTAAACAGTAAACCAATCAAAATGTGTGTACTATCCAGGTACCATCTCTGCTGGACAAGTCTGCGAATCA includes:
- the LOC121549200 gene encoding adenosine receptor A2b, which gives rise to MFPTLNLSESDTNLTSTDTQILLERHRPIKIGIISVLGAMITLGNIAVILVISSSVSGWSRNSRYFLLSLTGADSAFGLIITPLNLCVSLAKDYSEGPDTLCHIVAFFNATIYSTCMYTLATISLERYIAVFYPLKYSSLMTRRRTLLLIAFAWCFPPFLLVPISFPNGIIEVHFSTASLVCNPSYSTNVVYTLTLTCLIFFPCSIIMTCANLRLWFAAKRQRLKMRTQHLGRHNRPDVASRVLVPVMTVYYTCWTPCMAAIIYNAISGNRVPEWMEFVVVWLPTSNGFLNCIFYFWINRSFRRKFCLLFQRLCITVCPDLAKALGCTASSQTGVWDNNNTLPERCSSVSSTCTLITLASDTPF